One Fusobacterium ulcerans DNA segment encodes these proteins:
- a CDS encoding AEC family transporter, protein MITMVLLNQIIVMFLLMGVGIVLYRKKLLSEQGAKDLGAILIKVIIPCVIIKSYFIKFSIEKLEELAISGGLSLLSLLIAMAVAGFIYKKNKKIENFASSFSNAGFIGIPLVQAAFGDSAVFYIASYIALLNLFQWTYGVFIITENRDAIKLKKIICNSVFISLIVGIGIFMLNIPIPETIKRTVGFIAGMNSPVAMIILGVYLSKIEIKSIFTNKDIYFCVLLRVIIIPVITLFIFYFLPIDNMLIIMIILIAACTPVGANIVIFAQQYDKDYLLSLKTVCLSTVISIITIPLFFMLVQIIY, encoded by the coding sequence ATGATTACAATGGTATTATTAAATCAAATTATAGTTATGTTTTTATTGATGGGAGTAGGAATAGTACTGTATAGAAAAAAATTATTAAGTGAACAGGGAGCAAAGGATTTAGGAGCTATTTTAATAAAAGTGATAATACCATGTGTAATAATAAAATCATATTTTATAAAATTTTCTATAGAAAAATTAGAAGAACTTGCTATTTCTGGAGGATTATCTTTGCTATCTTTATTAATAGCGATGGCAGTAGCTGGTTTTATTTATAAAAAAAATAAAAAGATAGAAAATTTTGCATCTTCATTTTCAAATGCTGGATTTATAGGAATTCCATTAGTACAGGCTGCTTTTGGAGATTCAGCAGTATTTTATATAGCTTCATATATAGCATTGTTAAATTTATTTCAATGGACTTATGGAGTATTTATTATAACTGAAAATAGAGACGCTATAAAATTGAAAAAAATAATCTGTAATTCTGTATTTATAAGTTTGATTGTAGGGATAGGTATATTTATGCTGAATATACCAATTCCTGAAACAATAAAAAGAACAGTAGGATTTATTGCTGGAATGAATTCTCCAGTTGCTATGATAATATTGGGGGTATATCTATCAAAAATAGAAATAAAAAGTATTTTTACAAATAAGGATATATATTTCTGTGTTTTGCTGAGAGTAATTATTATTCCAGTTATTACATTATTTATATTTTATTTCTTACCAATAGATAATATGCTGATTATAATGATAATATTAATAGCGGCATGTACTCCAGTAGGAGCTAATATAGTTATTTTTGCTCAGCAGTATGATAAAGATTACCTCTTATCTTTAAAAACAGTTTGTTTAAGCACAGTTATATCAATTATAACTATTCCTTTGTTTTTTATGTTGGTTCAAATTATATATTAA
- a CDS encoding LysR family transcriptional regulator — MDIDKIESFVTLAEIKHFAKASEVLYISQPALSKRIQALEDELNVPLFNRIGKKIFLTVQGEYFKKYAEEMLASYYNAREYIKQIENLEHGTLNFGTTNFIGVYLMPEFISKFHNKYPKIEINMVINSSKNILNMLHKNQLEFIFLSDYIVEEDDYYVIKKYIDDNLKLIVGNKHRLFGQKSCSLFDVADDLYITKEPTSSQSKFLDKIFKKHNFDFNNKLFISHQEAIKESVINNIGISILSVNSVKRELESGLVTALDFDEEDIQREIQYVYIKNKFLTPAANEFIKLISE, encoded by the coding sequence ATGGATATAGATAAAATAGAATCATTTGTAACTTTAGCGGAAATAAAGCACTTTGCAAAAGCGTCAGAAGTGCTCTATATTTCACAGCCAGCTTTAAGTAAAAGAATTCAGGCTCTGGAAGATGAGCTTAATGTACCTCTTTTTAATCGGATTGGGAAGAAAATATTTCTTACTGTTCAGGGGGAATATTTTAAAAAATATGCAGAGGAAATGCTGGCATCTTATTATAATGCAAGAGAATATATAAAGCAGATTGAAAATTTAGAACATGGAACTTTAAATTTTGGAACAACAAACTTTATTGGAGTGTATCTGATGCCAGAATTTATTTCAAAGTTTCATAATAAATACCCAAAGATAGAGATAAATATGGTAATTAATTCTTCTAAAAATATATTAAATATGCTTCATAAAAATCAGCTGGAATTTATTTTTCTTTCAGATTACATTGTGGAGGAAGATGACTACTATGTTATTAAGAAATATATTGATGATAATCTGAAATTGATAGTTGGGAATAAACATAGGTTATTTGGACAAAAATCATGCTCTTTATTTGATGTTGCAGATGATTTATATATAACTAAAGAACCTACTTCATCTCAGTCTAAATTTTTAGATAAAATATTTAAGAAACATAATTTTGATTTTAATAATAAACTTTTCATCAGTCATCAGGAGGCTATTAAAGAATCTGTTATTAATAATATTGGAATTTCAATTCTTTCTGTAAATTCTGTAAAGAGAGAGTTGGAAAGTGGATTGGTAACAGCTCTTGATTTTGATGAAGAGGATATTCAAAGGGAGATACAGTATGTTTATATAAAAAATAAATTTCTGACTCCTGCTGCAAATGAGTTTATAAAATTAATATCTGAGTAG
- a CDS encoding AEC family transporter has protein sequence MNSFQTALSAVLPMFVMLVMGNFLKRIKMVDEHTLNKMNTLCFKTFLSISLYYNIYGANIAEVFNGKLLMFAVITQFIILGISFIAAIPVTKGKKKRGALIHGIFHTNFVIFGTLIGTALCGEGNIGAISLLIAVIVPVQNILSVITLEMFREGGKISFKQIAKGVIKNPYVIAAILGCLTHLFGIKYPDLIANIFRDLGRCGTPVALIVMGGLFNFGAVYENIKSIVTGVVCRLIIVPAILIPISIWLGFRGGDLIGLMCIFVAPCAITSFNLASAMDSDADLAAQLVVFTSVVSIFTIFIWIFTLSQLGLI, from the coding sequence ATGAATAGCTTTCAAACTGCTTTAAGTGCAGTGCTGCCAATGTTTGTTATGTTGGTGATGGGAAATTTTTTGAAAAGAATAAAAATGGTAGATGAGCATACTTTAAATAAGATGAATACTTTATGCTTTAAAACATTTTTATCAATATCTTTATACTATAACATTTACGGGGCAAATATAGCAGAAGTTTTTAATGGAAAACTATTGATGTTTGCAGTAATAACTCAGTTTATTATACTTGGAATTTCATTTATAGCAGCTATACCAGTAACAAAAGGTAAAAAGAAAAGAGGAGCTTTAATACATGGAATTTTTCATACAAACTTTGTTATTTTTGGAACATTGATAGGTACAGCACTATGTGGAGAAGGAAATATTGGGGCAATTTCATTGTTGATAGCAGTAATAGTCCCAGTGCAGAATATATTGTCAGTTATCACTTTAGAAATGTTTAGGGAAGGAGGGAAAATAAGTTTTAAACAGATAGCAAAAGGAGTTATAAAAAATCCTTATGTCATAGCAGCTATACTTGGATGTTTGACTCATTTATTTGGAATAAAATATCCAGATTTAATAGCCAATATATTTCGTGATTTAGGGAGATGCGGTACACCAGTAGCTTTGATTGTAATGGGAGGGTTATTTAATTTCGGAGCTGTCTATGAAAATATTAAAAGTATCGTGACAGGAGTTGTATGCAGACTGATAATAGTTCCAGCTATATTAATACCTATATCTATATGGCTTGGATTCAGAGGGGGAGATTTAATAGGTCTTATGTGTATATTCGTTGCTCCATGTGCAATTACATCTTTTAATTTAGCAAGTGCAATGGATTCAGATGCAGATTTAGCAGCTCAGCTGGTGGTATTTACATCAGTAGTATCTATTTTTACAATTTTTATTTGGATATTTACTTTAAGTCAATTAGGCTTAATTTAA
- the dpaL gene encoding diaminopropionate ammonia-lyase has protein sequence MKEWKDKFYVDIIKNEKISDEAEIRFLAVEDMEKVKSFHQSLDSYKRTPLVRLKSLAEKLKVKEILVKDESYRFGLKAFKGLGGIYALSRVVCKKLGLNIEDISFSDLKSEEIREKISDMTFITATDGNHGKGVAWSAAQLGCKAVVFMPKGSSETRAQAIRNMGDTEVTITNMGYDDTVRFASKMSEENGWYLVQDTSWEGYQEIPKWIIQGYTTMGAEAAEQMEEMEIEAPTHIFLQAGVGAMSGGIMGYLKNRYKDNKPVFAVVEPKEVACIYESARVNDSEPHAATGTGETIMAGLNCGEPCTVTWPILREYSDYYFSCPDFTAAKGMRMMANPIGKDRKIISGESGAVTLGITALLLEKKELEDIKEDMKLNENSIILLFSTEGDTDPEVYKSIIENRQNIEPEK, from the coding sequence ATGAAAGAATGGAAGGATAAATTTTATGTAGATATCATAAAAAATGAAAAAATATCAGATGAAGCAGAGATAAGATTCTTAGCAGTGGAAGATATGGAAAAAGTAAAAAGTTTTCATCAGTCTTTAGACAGTTATAAAAGAACACCTTTAGTAAGGTTAAAAAGCTTAGCCGAAAAATTGAAAGTAAAAGAAATACTTGTAAAAGATGAATCATATCGTTTTGGGTTGAAGGCATTTAAAGGATTGGGAGGAATATATGCTCTTAGCAGAGTGGTATGTAAAAAACTGGGATTAAATATAGAGGATATAAGCTTTTCAGATTTAAAATCAGAAGAAATAAGAGAAAAGATATCAGATATGACTTTTATAACAGCAACAGATGGAAATCATGGAAAGGGAGTAGCATGGTCAGCAGCACAATTAGGCTGTAAAGCAGTGGTCTTTATGCCAAAAGGTTCGTCAGAAACAAGGGCACAGGCAATAAGAAATATGGGAGATACAGAAGTAACAATAACAAATATGGGGTATGACGATACAGTAAGATTTGCATCAAAAATGAGTGAAGAAAATGGCTGGTATTTAGTACAGGATACTTCATGGGAAGGATATCAGGAGATACCAAAATGGATAATTCAAGGATATACAACTATGGGTGCAGAAGCAGCAGAACAAATGGAAGAAATGGAAATAGAAGCACCAACACATATATTTTTGCAGGCAGGAGTAGGAGCAATGTCTGGAGGAATAATGGGATATTTAAAAAATAGATATAAGGATAATAAACCTGTATTTGCAGTAGTGGAACCTAAAGAGGTTGCCTGTATCTATGAATCAGCAAGAGTAAATGACAGTGAACCTCATGCAGCAACAGGGACTGGGGAAACAATAATGGCAGGTTTAAACTGTGGAGAACCATGCACAGTTACATGGCCGATACTGAGAGAATATTCAGATTATTATTTTTCATGTCCAGATTTTACAGCTGCTAAGGGAATGAGAATGATGGCAAATCCAATAGGAAAGGACAGAAAAATAATATCAGGGGAATCAGGAGCAGTAACCTTAGGAATAACAGCATTATTACTGGAAAAGAAGGAACTGGAAGATATAAAAGAGGATATGAAATTGAATGAAAATTCAATAATACTTTTGTTCAGCACTGAGGGAGATACAGATCCAGAAGTTTATAAAAGTATTATAGAAAATAGGCAGAACATAGAACCAGAGAAATAA
- the tnpA gene encoding IS200/IS605 family transposase has product MYDNNSLSHTTWNCKYHIIFAPKYRRQVIYGKIKGDIGQILRKLCEFKGVEIIEANACKDHIHMLVSIPPKISISSFMGYLKGKSSLMIFDKHANLKYKYGNRHFWCRGYYVDTVGRNKERIAKYIREQLQEDIANDQLTLKEYIDPFGEKTN; this is encoded by the coding sequence ATGTATGACAATAATAGTCTATCACATACAACATGGAATTGTAAATATCATATCATATTCGCACCAAAATATAGAAGGCAGGTAATATATGGAAAAATCAAAGGAGATATAGGGCAGATATTAAGAAAACTCTGCGAATTTAAAGGAGTAGAAATAATAGAGGCTAATGCCTGTAAAGACCATATACATATGTTGGTAAGTATACCTCCGAAAATAAGCATATCAAGTTTTATGGGATATTTGAAAGGGAAAAGTTCATTGATGATATTTGATAAACATGCAAATTTAAAATATAAATATGGGAATAGACATTTTTGGTGTAGAGGATATTATGTTGATACAGTAGGAAGAAATAAAGAAAGGATCGCAAAATATATAAGAGAACAGTTGCAAGAAGATATAGCGAATGATCAATTGACATTGAAAGAGTATATAGATCCTTTCGGAGAAAAAACAAACTAA
- a CDS encoding SLC13 family permease, which yields MSDTQKKNLVPILSIIGAVIVFFAILLMSLPQGMSVAAQKSLALFTFALIMWIAKPIPIYQTSIIIILLLPLIGAVKKQSQAFETLGYSIIWLMVAAFVLTSAMSASNLGKRIALILTTKFSKTPTQTLIVFVFINYILAFFVPSTTARASLIAPIILVILEVYKAVPGKSNFGKLIMLQGVQNNAFATSVVMTATSAQVLALGFINEQTGASVGYMSWLLGSLPQALLTTIIAFIVGLKLYSHKNELGDVMSNATISLKKQLADLGPMSLNEKKALVIFMLTLFLWATGDYQQAWFGFKISTEQTAVLSMLLCLLPGIGVITWKQANIKWDLMVFSAGAYAVGNAVDNSGGAAWAIDKLINLIGLDKMSHSLVAVTLIFITVFSHLIFTSKTVRTTILIPAVIALSKQLGIDPVALALVCSFGIAYTITLPPHSKVNTLYFGTGYFDVKDELVYGLISCFIGSCSLSLIYFTWIKFVI from the coding sequence ATGTCAGACACTCAAAAGAAAAATCTAGTACCCATACTCAGTATCATAGGGGCGGTTATTGTATTCTTTGCAATACTATTAATGTCTCTGCCTCAAGGTATGTCAGTAGCAGCTCAAAAAAGTTTAGCTCTATTTACATTTGCCTTAATAATGTGGATTGCCAAGCCAATTCCTATTTATCAAACTTCAATTATTATCATTCTGTTGCTTCCATTAATCGGAGCTGTAAAAAAACAAAGTCAAGCTTTTGAAACTTTAGGTTACAGTATTATCTGGCTTATGGTAGCTGCATTCGTATTAACTTCAGCAATGAGTGCTTCAAATCTTGGAAAAAGAATTGCACTTATTCTAACAACTAAGTTCTCAAAAACTCCTACTCAAACATTAATAGTTTTTGTATTCATCAACTATATACTAGCATTCTTTGTACCATCTACAACTGCAAGAGCTTCATTGATTGCTCCAATTATCTTAGTTATACTTGAAGTGTACAAAGCTGTACCAGGAAAAAGTAATTTTGGAAAACTGATAATGCTTCAGGGAGTACAGAACAATGCTTTTGCTACATCAGTAGTAATGACAGCAACTTCAGCACAAGTCCTAGCTCTTGGATTTATAAATGAACAGACTGGAGCAAGCGTTGGATATATGTCTTGGTTATTAGGTTCTCTGCCTCAAGCTCTTCTTACTACTATAATTGCCTTTATTGTAGGACTTAAACTATACAGCCATAAAAATGAACTTGGTGATGTAATGAGCAATGCAACAATTTCATTGAAAAAACAACTGGCTGATCTTGGACCTATGTCACTTAATGAAAAGAAAGCTTTAGTTATCTTCATGTTAACACTATTCTTATGGGCAACAGGAGATTATCAGCAAGCATGGTTTGGATTTAAAATCAGTACTGAGCAAACTGCTGTTTTAAGTATGCTTCTTTGCCTGCTTCCTGGAATCGGAGTTATAACTTGGAAACAAGCTAATATCAAATGGGACTTAATGGTATTCTCAGCAGGGGCTTATGCTGTAGGAAATGCAGTAGATAACAGCGGGGGAGCTGCATGGGCTATTGATAAATTAATAAATCTTATTGGATTAGACAAAATGTCTCATTCTTTAGTAGCAGTTACTTTAATTTTCATAACTGTATTCAGTCACCTTATCTTTACAAGCAAAACAGTAAGAACAACTATCTTGATTCCAGCTGTTATTGCATTATCAAAACAGCTTGGAATAGATCCTGTGGCACTAGCTCTTGTTTGTTCTTTTGGAATAGCATATACAATTACACTACCACCACATTCAAAAGTTAATACTCTATACTTTGGTACTGGCTACTTTGATGTTAAAGATGAACTTGTGTATGGATTAATTTCTTGTTTCATAGGATCATGTTCACTATCATTGATTTACTTCACATGGATAAAATTCGTTATATAA
- a CDS encoding Na+/H+ antiporter NhaC family protein codes for MKKELSFSYALFTVILSFSVIMIPAVFLGARTQPLFLISWMIAIPLCMRLGYTYKELQTGLMTFAAKSLVPMTIVLCVGALIGTWNACGTVPLITKLGLLTINPKYFLIMSFFICIIFSLFTGTSFGTCGTAGVALMGVGLSMGINPLIIAAPIIGGAYFGDAISPLSDSTNVAAGTVGIDLFDSIKYQAITTLPAALICGVIYFMMGRNVDYSMADITVINEVVKGIDSSYKLGIIPLIPMVVVLIMLLKKVPSIPSILSGSISGFLVAWLYQGQSFKNVVQSMWGGFVLNSDNAFIKQIFSRGGITSMSGTAFLFVFAFGLFGILNTAGIIDKVVEPLTKKVKGRLGGTICTVILGFISNITSASGNFSFVFTGSLMTPVYEKANLSKWDLTRAMSVGCLLSGLLVPWNSNPLTVTGFLGVDTIDMLPYMFTPLVTAAVLFVVTGLNLDKKFKK; via the coding sequence ATGAAAAAAGAATTGAGTTTTAGTTATGCATTATTTACCGTGATATTATCATTTTCTGTTATTATGATTCCAGCAGTTTTTTTAGGAGCAAGAACACAGCCGTTATTTTTAATTTCATGGATGATAGCAATTCCATTATGTATGAGGCTGGGATATACTTATAAAGAACTACAGACAGGATTAATGACTTTCGCAGCTAAGTCATTAGTTCCAATGACAATAGTATTATGTGTTGGAGCTTTAATAGGAACATGGAATGCTTGTGGAACAGTACCACTTATAACAAAGTTGGGGCTTCTTACAATTAATCCCAAATATTTCTTAATTATGTCATTCTTTATATGTATAATTTTTTCATTATTTACAGGAACATCATTTGGAACTTGTGGAACAGCTGGTGTAGCTCTAATGGGAGTAGGGTTAAGCATGGGAATAAATCCACTGATTATAGCTGCTCCAATAATAGGAGGAGCATATTTTGGAGATGCTATATCGCCATTATCAGACAGTACAAATGTTGCTGCTGGAACAGTGGGTATCGATTTATTTGATAGTATAAAATATCAGGCAATAACAACATTGCCAGCAGCTTTAATATGTGGAGTAATATATTTTATGATGGGAAGAAATGTTGACTACTCTATGGCTGATATTACAGTAATAAATGAAGTTGTAAAAGGAATAGACAGTAGTTACAAATTAGGAATAATACCTTTGATTCCAATGGTTGTAGTATTAATTATGTTGTTGAAGAAAGTTCCATCAATTCCTTCAATATTAAGTGGAAGTATTTCAGGATTTTTAGTAGCATGGCTGTATCAGGGACAGAGTTTTAAAAATGTAGTTCAAAGTATGTGGGGAGGATTTGTACTTAATAGTGATAATGCATTTATAAAGCAGATATTCAGTCGTGGAGGAATTACAAGCATGTCAGGAACAGCATTTTTATTTGTTTTTGCCTTTGGATTATTTGGAATTTTAAATACAGCAGGGATAATAGATAAAGTAGTAGAACCTTTGACAAAAAAAGTTAAAGGACGTCTTGGAGGAACAATTTGTACAGTTATACTTGGATTTATTTCTAATATAACATCAGCTTCTGGAAACTTTTCATTTGTATTTACAGGAAGTCTGATGACGCCAGTATATGAAAAAGCTAATTTGAGCAAATGGGATTTAACTCGTGCTATGTCTGTAGGATGTCTTTTAAGTGGACTTCTTGTTCCTTGGAATTCTAATCCTTTGACAGTAACAGGATTTTTAGGAGTAGATACAATAGATATGTTGCCATATATGTTTACTCCATTGGTAACAGCAGCAGTTCTTTTTGTAGTAACAGGTTTGAACTTAGATAAAAAATTTAAAAAATAA
- a CDS encoding 2,3-bisphosphoglycerate-independent phosphoglycerate mutase yields the protein MERKVLLAIADGLGDRPCEVLGNKTPLEYAKTETLDMLAKNGTTGIMDLYKAGVPVGTDLGHLILFGYGIEDYPGRGPIEAFGKGMELIEGDVAFRCNFATVDDEMHIVDRRAGRIREGTKELADALNGIVIDGITVLFKEATEHRAVMVLRGENLSSAISDTDPKKEGLRIKTSTAKDDSKEAAFTADLLNKVIVKAHEILKNHPLNIKRIEEGKFSANCIVTRGAGKMPKIKKITEKLKFKACCVAAEDTVLGVANLAGFETIHKSSFTGNIDTNIEEKAKAAVEALKTNDLVVLHYKATDLMGHDNNPQGKVETIEKYDNMLKIVLDLIKEEKLDDVIIALAADHSTPCERKEHSGDPVPVLINGKSIRKDYVEKYDEISCSQGGLNRIKGSDLISILLDYLELTVKQGN from the coding sequence ATGGAAAGAAAAGTACTTTTAGCTATTGCAGATGGATTAGGAGACAGACCTTGTGAGGTACTTGGAAATAAGACTCCTTTAGAATATGCTAAAACTGAAACTTTAGATATGCTTGCAAAAAATGGAACAACAGGAATTATGGATTTATACAAAGCAGGAGTACCAGTAGGTACAGACCTTGGACACTTGATTCTATTTGGTTATGGAATTGAAGATTATCCCGGAAGAGGACCTATTGAAGCTTTTGGAAAAGGAATGGAATTAATAGAGGGAGATGTTGCCTTTAGATGCAACTTTGCTACTGTGGATGATGAGATGCACATAGTTGACCGTAGAGCTGGAAGAATCAGAGAGGGTACAAAGGAACTGGCAGATGCTTTAAACGGAATAGTAATTGATGGAATTACAGTTCTTTTCAAAGAAGCAACTGAACATAGAGCAGTTATGGTTCTTAGAGGAGAAAATCTATCTTCTGCTATCTCTGACACAGACCCTAAAAAAGAAGGACTTAGAATAAAAACTTCTACAGCAAAAGATGACAGCAAAGAAGCTGCTTTCACTGCTGATCTATTGAATAAGGTTATTGTAAAAGCTCATGAGATTTTGAAAAATCATCCTTTAAATATAAAAAGAATCGAAGAGGGTAAATTCTCTGCCAACTGTATTGTTACAAGAGGTGCAGGAAAAATGCCTAAAATCAAAAAAATAACAGAAAAATTAAAATTTAAAGCTTGTTGTGTCGCTGCTGAAGATACAGTATTAGGTGTTGCAAATCTAGCTGGGTTTGAAACTATACACAAAAGCAGTTTTACAGGAAATATTGATACAAATATTGAAGAGAAGGCAAAAGCAGCAGTGGAAGCTTTAAAAACTAATGATCTTGTTGTTCTTCATTATAAAGCTACTGACTTAATGGGGCATGACAATAATCCTCAGGGAAAAGTTGAGACTATAGAGAAATATGATAACATGCTGAAAATTGTTCTTGATCTTATTAAAGAAGAAAAATTAGATGATGTAATCATTGCTCTAGCTGCTGATCATTCAACTCCTTGTGAAAGAAAAGAACATAGCGGAGATCCTGTTCCCGTTTTAATAAATGGAAAAAGTATCAGAAAAGATTATGTTGAGAAATATGATGAAATTTCTTGCAGTCAAGGTGGATTAAATAGAATTAAAGGTTCTGATCTTATAAGTATTCTGCTTGATTATTTAGAATTAACAGTTAAACAGGGAAATTAA
- a CDS encoding M20/M25/M40 family metallo-hydrolase: MNKYYNEINNFIEEHREEMLKKWETFVNLEGHYNEKENVEKAQEWLRKEFEEEGFECYIKEVASDKAGILVGMLGKERGTAPIIFSGHIDTVHRTGSFGEKPFKIEDGKAFGPGVLDMKGGILISLYAVKALNSIGYNEHPIKIMYAGEEESDHIGNDADLFYENESRGAICAFNMETGHITNSLCVGRKAQYTFFATIKGLGGHAGNEFTKGKNAIHEAVYKINEMMKLTDLNKGTTVTTSVIHAGENTSSIPDLCKVVFDVRFTNAKEGEYIAEYVDKVMNTAYIEGTVTEYYKNLAKLKAFDGEPQVMKLFNFVNEVAKENEFSEFGQIKLGGASDAGNIAASGIPVICSCGVIGEFNHNIREYAVVESLFDRSKIFALAVLEINKMIENK; this comes from the coding sequence ATGAATAAATATTATAATGAAATAAATAATTTTATAGAGGAACATAGAGAGGAAATGCTAAAAAAATGGGAGACTTTTGTCAACCTCGAAGGACATTATAATGAAAAAGAAAATGTAGAAAAAGCTCAGGAATGGTTGAGAAAAGAATTTGAAGAAGAGGGATTTGAATGCTATATAAAAGAAGTAGCATCAGATAAAGCAGGGATATTAGTAGGGATGTTGGGGAAAGAGAGAGGAACTGCTCCTATTATTTTTTCAGGGCATATAGATACAGTACATCGTACAGGCTCATTTGGAGAAAAACCGTTTAAAATAGAGGATGGAAAAGCATTTGGTCCTGGGGTATTAGATATGAAAGGTGGGATATTAATTTCTCTTTATGCAGTAAAAGCTTTAAATTCAATTGGATACAATGAGCATCCAATAAAAATAATGTATGCAGGAGAAGAGGAATCTGATCATATAGGAAATGATGCAGATTTATTCTATGAAAATGAGAGCAGAGGGGCAATTTGTGCTTTTAATATGGAAACAGGGCATATAACAAATAGTTTATGTGTAGGACGTAAAGCTCAGTATACATTTTTTGCAACAATAAAAGGACTTGGAGGGCATGCTGGAAATGAATTTACAAAAGGGAAAAATGCTATTCATGAAGCTGTATATAAAATAAATGAGATGATGAAATTAACAGATTTGAATAAAGGAACTACAGTTACAACAAGTGTCATCCATGCTGGAGAAAATACTTCATCTATTCCAGATTTATGTAAAGTTGTATTTGATGTTCGTTTCACCAATGCAAAAGAGGGAGAATATATTGCTGAATATGTAGATAAGGTTATGAATACTGCATATATAGAAGGGACTGTAACTGAGTATTATAAAAATCTAGCAAAATTAAAAGCCTTTGATGGAGAGCCTCAAGTAATGAAGTTGTTTAATTTTGTTAATGAGGTGGCTAAAGAAAATGAATTCTCAGAATTTGGGCAGATAAAATTGGGAGGGGCATCTGATGCTGGAAATATAGCAGCTTCAGGAATACCAGTAATATGTTCATGTGGAGTAATAGGAGAATTTAATCATAATATAAGAGAGTATGCAGTAGTGGAGTCGTTATTTGACAGAAGTAAAATATTTGCATTAGCAGTTTTAGAAATAAATAAAATGATAGAAAATAAATAA